The stretch of DNA GTGCCCGCGCTGCGTGAGCGCATCCTTGACGTCATGGCCGAGGAGAGCATCTCGGCGAGCGTCGACGACGTGGTGACGAGCACCGGTTCGCAGCAGGCCATCGACATGGTCGCGAAACTGTTCCTCGACCCCGGTGACGTCGTTCTGGCCGAGGCTCCGAGTTACGTCGGTGCGATCGGAGTGTTCCGCTCGTACCAGGCGAAGACCGTCCACGTCGCGATGGATCAGGACGGCCTCATCCCCGAGGCGCTCCGCGAGGCGATCGCGCAGCAACGGGCCCTCGGGCGCACGATCAAGTTCCTCTACACGATCCCCAACTTCCACAACCCGGCCGGGGTGACCCTGTCGGCCGAGCGCAGGGTCGAGATCCTCGAGATCGCGCGCTCGAACGGCATCCTCGTCATCGAGGACAACCCGTACGGCCTCCTGTACTTCGACGAGGCGCCCCCGCCGCCGATCCGGTCACTGGACGAGGAGGGCGTCGTCTATCTCGGCTCGTTCTCGAAGACGCTCGCACCCGGCTTCCGAGTCGGGTGGGCGGTCGCACCGCATGCGATCAAGGAGAAGCTGGTGCTCGCCGCCGAGTCGGCCATCCTCTCGCCGAGCTCCTTCAACCAGCTGGTGGTCAGTCGCTATCTCGAGACGGCGGACTGGCGCGCGCAGATCGACACCTTCCGCGGCGTCTACCGTGAGCGCAAAGAGGCCATGATCGGCGCCCTGGGGGAGTTCCTGCCGGAGCTGTCGTGGAACGACCCGTCCGGTGGCTTCTACGTGTGGGTGACCCTGCCCGAGGAGCTCGACTCGAAGCAGATGCTGCCGCGCGCGGTCACCGAGCTCGTCGCCTACACACCGGGCACCGCCTTCTTCGCCGACGGGACGGGACGCAACGCGATGCGCCTGTCGTTCTGCCACCCGACCCCTGACCGGATCCGTCTCGGAATCCGGCGCCTCGCCAACGTCGTCGGCGGTGAGCTGTCGCTGCTCGACGCCTTCTCGGGCACCGGGTCGCTTCGTGTCGTCGACGACGAGCGCCATGTCGTCAGCCCGCCGCCGGACCTCGGCTGAGAGAGAGATCACCGATGCCAACACCTGCACGTCGCGCCTTCGTCCTCGCCGGCGGGATCTCGCACGAGCGCGAGGTCTCGTTGCGCTCCGGCCGTCGAGTCGCCGACGCTCTGACGAGCGCCGGTTGGCACGTCGAGATCCTCGAGCCCGACGCCGGACTCCTCGGACGCATCACCGACGAGCGCCCTGACGTCGTATGGCCAGCACTGCACGGCGCGAGCGGCGAGGACGGCGCCCTCCGCGCGCTACTCGCGACCACCGGCGTCCCCTTCGTCGGCTCCGATCACCGCGCCGCTCGGCTGGCGTGGGACAAGCCGGTCGCGAAGACCGTCGTCGCGAACGCCGGGGGAGTGACGCCCATCGGTGTCGCGCTCTCGCGGGACAGCTTCCGTGAACTCGGTGCCCCGTCGGTGCTCGAGGTCGTGCGTCGCAGCTTCCCGATGCCGCTCGTCGTCAAGCCCGCCCGCGGCGGATCCTCGCAAGGCGTCACCATCGTCCGGGACGCCGATGCGCTCTCCCGCGCGATGGTCGAGGCGTACACCTACGGCGACGACGCGCTGGTGGAGCAGTTCGTCCCGGGAGTCGAGATCGCGGTCGGCGTGATCGACACGGCAGACGGCGCACGCGCGCTGCCGGCGGTCGAGATCGCGCCGGTCGACGGTGAGTACGACTTCGAGGCTCGCTACAACGCGGGGGAGACCCGCTTCTACACTCCGGCCCGTATCTCCGAAGCAGCGGCCACCTCGGCGTCGGAGCTGGCGTTGCTGGCGCACCGGAGCCTGGGGCTGCGACATCTCTCCCGAGTGGACATGATCGTCGGCGAAGACGGCAAGGTCTGGTTCCTCGAAGCGAACGTCTTCCCCGGTCTCACCGAAACATCGACAGTGCCGCAGGCGATCAGAGCGACCGGTGCTCAGCTCGCCGACGTCTACAGCCGTATCGCGGAGTCGGCCATCACGAACCTGTGACACGTTTCACGTGAAACGTCGCCTCAGCTGTGAGTCGAGGCGACGTCGGTGCGAACCGGGCGCTGACGAACTCGATGCGCTCCTTCGTGGCTACGCAACCCCATCTGGTCATTGAGAAGGCGGTCTACGGCCGTCGCGAAGTGACGACCTGCAGCTTCCCACACCGCCGCACCCGGAGCTCATGTCGCATCGTGACGGGCCTGGCGGCCCTCCTCAGCGACCGGGGGAGCCCGCTCGTTGAGCGAAGCGATACGCAAGGCGAGACGCGCTGCATCCGGTCATTGAGGAGGCCGCCCACGGCCATCGCAAAATGACATGAGCTGCAGATCTCCAGGCGTCGCACCCTGGAAACTCGTGTCGCATCGCGGCCGGCCTGACGGCCCTCCTCCGCGACCAGGGAAACCCGCTCGTTGAGCGAAGCGATACGCAAGGCGAGACGCGCTGCATCCGGTCATTGAGGAGGCCGTCCACGGCCGTCGCGAAATGACGACAGCTGCAGCTCTCCGCGGCCGCGCACCCGAATTCAGGTCGCATCCCGACCGGCCTGCCGGCCCTCCTCGGCGACCAAGGAAGCCCGCTCGTTGAGCGAAGCGATGCGCAGGGCGACGCGCGGTGCCTAGGTATCGCTTCGCTCAACGGGCGGCAGAGCGCGCATCCGGTGATTGAGGAGGCCGTCCACGGCCGTCGCGAAATGACATGACCTGCAGCTCCCCACACCGGCGCACCGGAGACTGATGTCGCATCGCGACGGGCCTGGCGGCCCTCCTCAGCGACCAAGGGGAGCTCGGCACGCACCTGGTTACTGAGGACCCGTTCACGGCCGTCGCGAAATGACGGGAGCTGCAGATTCCCACAGTGGCGCATTCCGGGAACTCGCGTCGCATCGCGGCCGGCCTGGCGGCCCTCCTCAGCGACCAAGGGGATACCCGCTCGTTGGTCATACAGGGGGCCGCCCGCGGCCGTCGCGAAACGACATGACCTGCAGTTCCCCACACCGGTGAAAGCGAGACTCATGTCGCATCGCGACGGGCCTGGCGGCCCTCCTCAGCGACCAAGGGGATACCCGCTCGTTGAGGGAAGCGATGCGGAGGGCGAGGCGCGGTGCCTACGGATCGCTTCGCTCAACGGGCGGCCGGGTGCATGCGGTCATTGAGGAGGCCGTCAACGGCCGTCTCGAAATAACATGACCTGCACTTCCCCACACCGACGCACCCGGAGACTCACGTCGCGTCGCGACGGGCCTGGCCGCCCTCCTCAGCGACCAAGGGGATCCCGGCGCGCACCTGGTCATTGAAGAGGCCGCCAACGGCCGTCAGGAAATGACATGACCTGCAGATCTCCGCGGCGGCGCATCCTTCAGCTCGTGTCGCATCGCAACCGGCCTGGCGGCCCTCCTCAGCGACCAGGGGAGCCCGCTCGCTGAGCGGAGCGATACCGAGTGAGGGGCGCGCGGCCCGCGTATCGCTTCGCTTAACGAGCGGCAGCGTGCACCCGGTCATTGAGGAGGCCGTCTGCGGCCGTGATCGGTCGCTTTCGCATCGCGACGAGCCTGATGGCCCTCCTCAGCGACCAGACGTCGGGTAGCCCGCTAGCGCGCAGCGGGAGCGCAGTGCACATGGTCGCGGACGGCCGGTGACAGGTGCACCAGCATGGCTGCGGTGCGTCCGGGGAGTGGCGCCCGGTTTCACGTGAAACACCGCAGCCCGACAGGGGGGCGAGGCGCGTTTCACGTGAAACGTCAGGCCGGGAAGCCGTCGTCGCCGAGTTCGCGGAGGATGCGGTTGAGGTCGGCGACGGTGGCGAAGTCGATGACCACACGACCGCGATTCGCACCGAGCGTGACCTTCACCCGGGTGTCGAGACGATCGCCGAGTCGCTCGCCGATCTCATCGAGCTGCGCATGCCGCTTGCCGGCAGCGGTCGTCGCCTTCTTCGGCTTCGCCTCCCGTGACGCGGTCGCCTCGGTCGCTCGCACGGACAGATCCTCGTTGACGATCTTGTCGGCCAGCTCGGTCATCGCCTGCTCGTCGTCTCCGAGGGAGAGGATCGCGCGCGCGTGACCCGCCGTCAGCACGCCGGAGGCGACGCGACGCTGCACCGGCTCCGGAAGGCGAAGCAGGCGGATGGTGTTGGTGATCTGCGGCCGCGAACGACCGATGCGCGTGGCCAGCTGATCCTGAGTGATCCCGAAGTCGGCGAGCAGCTGCTGATACGCCGAAGCCTCTTCGAGGGGATTCAACTGCGAGCGGTGCAGGTTCTCGAGTAGAGCGTCCTGCAGCATCGCGTCGTCGGAGGTCTCGCGCACGACCGCGGGGATGGTGCGCAGACCCGCGCGCTTCGATGCGCGGAGGCGACGCTCGCCCATGACCAGCTCGTACTTCGAGTCGCCTTCGACGCTGGCCCGGACGACGATCGGCTGAAGCACACCGTTCTCGCGCACCGAGATGACCAGCTCATCGAGCGCCTCAGGGTCGAACTCCTTGCGCGGCTGCAACGCGTTCGGGCGGATCTCGTCGACGGGAATGCTGGCGAGGCGAGCACCCGGCACCGCCACGAGCTGCTCGCCCGGCTCCGAGGCCGCCTTGTCCGAGGAGGGGAAGAACACGTCGACCGGGCGCGCTGCACCTTCGTCGCTGGTGGGGATGAGGGCGCCGATTCCGCGGCCGAGGCCGGTTCGCTTCGGTGTTGCCATCAGGATGTTGCTCCTCGTCGTGCGATTTCGGCTGCGGCCTCGAGATAGGACAGCGAGCCGGGGGAGTTGGTGTCGTAGCTGATCACGCTCTGGCCGTAGCTCGGAGCCTCCGAGATGCGCACGGACCGCGGGATGATCGTCGCCAGCGTCTCCTTCGGGAAGTGCTCGCGCACATCCTGTGCGACCTGGTTGGCGAGGTTGGTTCGCGCGTCGTACATCGTGAGCAGAATGGTCGACACCCGCAGACGCGGGTTGAGGTGCCGTTCGATCAGCTCGATGTTGCGCAGGAGCTGGCTCAGCCCTTCGAGTGCGTAGTACTCGCACTGGATCGGAATGAGCACCTCGCGTGCGGCGACGAACGCGTTGATCGTGAGCAGACCGAGCGACGGCGGGCAGTCAATGAAGACGTAGTCGTACATGCCATCCTCTTCGAGGTAAGCATGCAGGGCGGTGCGCAAACGCTGCTCGCGGGCGACCAGTGAGACGAGTTCGATCTCTGCGCCGGCCAGGTGAATGGTCGCCGGAACACAGAACAAACCGGGGAACTCGGGGCTGCGCTGCACGACCTCGTCGATGGAGGCGTCGTTGACGATCACGTCGTACACGCTCACCGTGTCGGCCCGGTGCTCGACTCCGAGCGCGGTCGACGCGTTGCCCTGCGGATCGAGGTCGATCACCAGCACGCGGGCGCCCGAGCGCGCAAGCGCTGCCGCGAGATTGACGGTGGTGGTCGTCTTACCGACGCCGCCCTTCTGGTTCGCGACGGTGAAGATGCGCGTCTCAGCCGGCTTCGGCAGCGTCCCGACCTCGAGAGCCTGACGGCGCCGGGTGATATCGGCGAGCTCGCGAGCAAGCGGTGTACTGCTGTCGAAAGCAGCGGGGGAGGCAGCACCGAGCGCGCCGGAATCGGATTGTTTCACGTGAAACCCTTGGCGGTGAGAAGAAGAGCTGGGGGTCCGAGCCGAGTCGCCGGAGTCAGTCCACTCTAGCTCTGAACACCCGCGTCGACTCGATCGGCGTTCCGTCGCCCAGCACTTCCACGCGAGGATCGGACAGGCGGTGGCGGGAGATGACCTTGGCGGCTTTCGCGACCTCCTGGTCCACTGCCGCGCCTTTCAGAAGCACCAGCTCACCACCCGGGCGAACCAGGGGAGCGGTGATCGGAATGAGCTTGGACAGCGCGCCGACGGCCCGGGCGGTGACGACATCGAAGGAGCGGCTGACCCCGAGGTCTTCGGCGCGCGCTCGACGCACGTCGACGTTCTCGAGTCCGAGCGACTGCACCTGCTCGCTCAACCAGTCGGTGCGACGCTCCATCGGTTCCACCAACGTGAAGTGCACGTCGGGTCGCGCGATGGCTAGTACGAGACCGGGCAGTCCGCCACCGCTGCCGATATCCGCTACAGAGCCCTGCATCAGCGGGGCGAGGAGGGCGGAGTTGAGAACGTGCCGCGACCAGAGTCGGGGGAGTTCGAGGGGACCGATCAAACCGCGGAGCTCACCCTGATCGGCGAGGTTATCGGTGAAGCCGCGCGCGACGTCGATCCGCTCGCCGAACATCTCAGCGGCGTAACGCGGCTCCGCCTCGAGCGTTTCACGTGAAACCACTCGGCGCTCAGCGAGTGAGGACGATGTGCCGGTCGCGCGACTCGCCTTCGGACTCCGAGGTCAGACCACGTTCGGCAATGAGGTCATGCACGATCTTGCGCTCGTAGGAGGTCATCGGATCGAAGTCCACGCGAGCTTCGCCTGCATCGAGGCGGGAGATAGCGTCGTCGACCAGCAGGGAGAGCTCGCGACGACGGGCCTCTCGGCTGCCGCCGATGTCGAGCACCAGACGGGAGTACTCA from Herbiconiux sp. L3-i23 encodes:
- a CDS encoding PLP-dependent aminotransferase family protein; the encoded protein is MSDTAGSRGTNLDPWYDLYAERTSGLAASEVRALFAVASRPEVVSLAGGMPYVSALPDSLIRGAFSSVMTDVGPTALQYGSGQGVPALRERILDVMAEESISASVDDVVTSTGSQQAIDMVAKLFLDPGDVVLAEAPSYVGAIGVFRSYQAKTVHVAMDQDGLIPEALREAIAQQRALGRTIKFLYTIPNFHNPAGVTLSAERRVEILEIARSNGILVIEDNPYGLLYFDEAPPPPIRSLDEEGVVYLGSFSKTLAPGFRVGWAVAPHAIKEKLVLAAESAILSPSSFNQLVVSRYLETADWRAQIDTFRGVYRERKEAMIGALGEFLPELSWNDPSGGFYVWVTLPEELDSKQMLPRAVTELVAYTPGTAFFADGTGRNAMRLSFCHPTPDRIRLGIRRLANVVGGELSLLDAFSGTGSLRVVDDERHVVSPPPDLG
- the rsmG gene encoding 16S rRNA (guanine(527)-N(7))-methyltransferase RsmG; protein product: MFGERIDVARGFTDNLADQGELRGLIGPLELPRLWSRHVLNSALLAPLMQGSVADIGSGGGLPGLVLAIARPDVHFTLVEPMERRTDWLSEQVQSLGLENVDVRRARAEDLGVSRSFDVVTARAVGALSKLIPITAPLVRPGGELVLLKGAAVDQEVAKAAKVISRHRLSDPRVEVLGDGTPIESTRVFRARVD
- a CDS encoding D-alanine--D-alanine ligase, yielding MPTPARRAFVLAGGISHEREVSLRSGRRVADALTSAGWHVEILEPDAGLLGRITDERPDVVWPALHGASGEDGALRALLATTGVPFVGSDHRAARLAWDKPVAKTVVANAGGVTPIGVALSRDSFRELGAPSVLEVVRRSFPMPLVVKPARGGSSQGVTIVRDADALSRAMVEAYTYGDDALVEQFVPGVEIAVGVIDTADGARALPAVEIAPVDGEYDFEARYNAGETRFYTPARISEAAATSASELALLAHRSLGLRHLSRVDMIVGEDGKVWFLEANVFPGLTETSTVPQAIRATGAQLADVYSRIAESAITNL
- a CDS encoding ParB/RepB/Spo0J family partition protein, which codes for MATPKRTGLGRGIGALIPTSDEGAARPVDVFFPSSDKAASEPGEQLVAVPGARLASIPVDEIRPNALQPRKEFDPEALDELVISVRENGVLQPIVVRASVEGDSKYELVMGERRLRASKRAGLRTIPAVVRETSDDAMLQDALLENLHRSQLNPLEEASAYQQLLADFGITQDQLATRIGRSRPQITNTIRLLRLPEPVQRRVASGVLTAGHARAILSLGDDEQAMTELADKIVNEDLSVRATEATASREAKPKKATTAAGKRHAQLDEIGERLGDRLDTRVKVTLGANRGRVVIDFATVADLNRILRELGDDGFPA
- a CDS encoding R3H domain-containing nucleic acid-binding protein, giving the protein MTEAPTTVDEGDIAADYIEELLDICDLGGDIDIDVTDGRTTISVESESPAELAVLATPDAVAALQELTRLVVQARTGEYSRLVLDIGGSREARRRELSLLVDDAISRLDAGEARVDFDPMTSYERKIVHDLIAERGLTSESEGESRDRHIVLTR
- a CDS encoding ParA family protein, whose amino-acid sequence is MKQSDSGALGAASPAAFDSSTPLARELADITRRRQALEVGTLPKPAETRIFTVANQKGGVGKTTTTVNLAAALARSGARVLVIDLDPQGNASTALGVEHRADTVSVYDVIVNDASIDEVVQRSPEFPGLFCVPATIHLAGAEIELVSLVAREQRLRTALHAYLEEDGMYDYVFIDCPPSLGLLTINAFVAAREVLIPIQCEYYALEGLSQLLRNIELIERHLNPRLRVSTILLTMYDARTNLANQVAQDVREHFPKETLATIIPRSVRISEAPSYGQSVISYDTNSPGSLSYLEAAAEIARRGATS